The following are encoded together in the Conger conger chromosome 11, fConCon1.1, whole genome shotgun sequence genome:
- the LOC133139893 gene encoding G-protein coupled receptor 183-like has protein sequence MLPFNMSVPLSVDFDSPEDYFIFIFQILFATSVVLLAGSVVIGILKTKSLRIQNRFIFMLNTSISDTLTGLSVYYIGLFDVEEGYPSRNSTNYVLPTLLGVNILTFLFAQIDRYFAICRPFFYCRFIKRPIVVGVCAFCWFDTYLILTVKTVVPLSKAAEINAFTVLSLQIIVVAKVLMTIKLYVIARYQIAREPPSAERESKKESLRIIVFVVICFLTLWCPSFVNILVKQLTVHGIRFRNEATNLFAIMARFNALTTPAVYVWGSPALREAVRTAVWGRVCAKRTARFGADPGGGEKHLPKTHASREKKP, from the exons ATGCTCCCATTCAACATGAGCGTTCCTCTTTCCGTTGATTTTGATAGTCCCGAAGACTACTTCATTTTTATCTTCCAAATTCTATTTGCAACAAGTGTTGTCCTTCTCGCGGGCTCAGTGGTGATTGGAATCTTGAAAACAAAGAGTCTTCGGATTCAgaacagatttattttcatgCTCAACACCAGCATTAGCGACACTCTTACCGGATTATCTGTGTATTATATTGGTCTATTTGACGTAGAGGAGGGATACCCGTCAAGGAACAGTACAAACTACGTTCTACCTACTCTTCTTGGAGTAAACATCCTCACATTTCTGTTTGCACAAATTGACCGCTATTTCGCGATTTGCCGTCCTTTCTTCTACTGCCGCTTCATTAAACGGCCGATAGTCGTTGGGGTTTGCGCGTTTTGCTGGTTTGATACATATCTTATATTAACGGTGAAAACTGTCGTCCCTTTGTCAAAAGCTGCAGAAATAAACGCATTTACCGTTTTGAGTTTACAGATAATAGTGGTCGCTAAAGTGCTCATGACTATAAAGTTGTATGTGATCGCCAGGTATCAGATTGCACGAGAACCACCGAGcgccgagagagagagcaaaaaggAGTCACTGAGGATAATAGTATTCGTGGTAATCTGTTTCTTGACGCTGTGGTGTCCCTCCTTTGTCAATATTCTCGTGAAGCAGTTGACAGTGCACGGTATTCGATTCAGAAACGAAGCCACTAACCTCTTTGCTATTATGGCGCGTTTTAACGCGCTCACTACACCTGCCGTGTACGTCTGGGGAAGCCCCGCGCTGCGCGAAGCTGTGAGGACGGCTGTCTGGGGCAGAGTGTGTGCGAAGCGCACAGCGAG GTTCGGCGCTGATCCTGGAGGTGGCGAGAAGCATCTTCCAAAAACGCACGCATCGAGAGAGAAGAAACCGTGA